The Calditrichota bacterium DNA window GCAGAAATCGAAACTGGGGGCGGTTGTCCTGTTTACGGCCGCGGGTAATCCCATGATGTACATGGGTGAAGAGTTCGGAATGGACACGAAGAAAACACTGGACTGGAATAAATTGAAATGGGAATATTTAAATCAGCCTAAAACGAAAAAGCTGTACAAATTTTACAAACGGGTCATTCATTTTCGGGATGAGCATGAAGCCCTGCAGGACGGCTCCATCCGAATTCTCAAAAAATTTATTTCTCAGAAAACGCTTGTTTACGAGCGAAAATGGAATAATCAAGAGATTGTTGTGGCGGCCAATTTTTCCAGAAACAACCAGACCCTGGACATTCCTTTGAGTGGTTCCGATCACTGGTACGAATTTTTAACGGATTCTGATCTGGGAACCGCAGATACACTGAAAGGGTTCGTCCTGCCCGGATCGTCGGCACGGATATTTACAAATTTCAGGGATTGGCCCACAGGTGTGCGCGCAGCAGGAGAGAATCCCAATCTTCCCAAAACATCTCAACTGCTTCAAAATTATCCCAACCCGTTTAATGGATTCACCCGATTTTCATTTTCAGTCGGCACGGCTGAATCTGCCGGAAATCATGGCAGCGTGCAGGCCATTCTGAAAATCTACAATCTTCTGGGACGAGAGGTGGCGGTGCTCTTTCAAGAGAATGTGGGGCCCGGCACCTATCAGGCGGTTTGGGAAGGACGGGATCAGTTTGGACAGGCGGTGCCAAGCGGGATTTATATTGCCCGACTCATAATTCGGGGGGTATCTTCAAAACAGGTATTTACCAAAAAATTGATGGTTCTGAAATAAGGGCCCGGTGCAAAGTGCCTTTCAAAAAAGGATCCGTCCGTGGTAAGTGATTCTCGGCAACCCCTTTTCAAAATGATAGCCAAAACCTTCTCCGGATTGGAGGAGGTTCTGGCAGAAGAACTACAGCAACTGGGAGCGCAGGACATTCAGGTCGGGAAAAGGGCGGTTTCGTTTTGGGGAAACCAGGAGCTGCTTTACCGGGCGAATCTTTACCTGCGCACCGCCCTGAGAATTTTAAAACCGGTCGCCGAGTTCACGGTTGAAGACGAAACGGATCTTTACAGGGGAATCCGGGGCATGGACTGGAGTGCCTATTTGGACGTTGAAGGGACTCTGGCCGTGGACGGCGTGGTCAAATCGGATCGGATCCGGCATTCCAAATATCTGGCATTAAAGGTGAAGGATGCGATCGCCGACCAATTCCGGGAAAAATTCGGACGGAGGCCCTCTGTGGATGTGTCTGATCCCACACTTCGCCTGAATGTGTACCTCTACAAGGATCGGTGCACGGTTTCTCTGGACAGCTCGGGTGAGTCCCTTCACAGGCGGGGATATCGGCTGGAATCGATGCAGGCACCCCTCAACGAGGTGTTGGCCGCCGGAATGATCCTCCTCTCCGGGTGGAACCGGCACTCCCATTTTGTCGATCCCATGTGTGGCTCCGGGACGATTGTGATTGAAGCCGCCTTGTACGCGTTGAATCTTCCGCCCAATGGCCAACGCAAAACATTCGGTTTTATGAAATGGAAGGATTTCAACTCGCAGCTTTGGCAGCACGTTTTGGGGGAAGTTCCTCAACACAAGCGTTCTTTTGATTTCGAGATTGTGGGAGCCGACCGGTCCGCTCGTGCGTTACGGGTTGCTAAAGAAAATATCAAACGAGCCGGTTTGGAAGGGGTCGTCACATGCGTTCAGGCATCTTTTGAATCCTTTTTGCCGCCTGAAGGAGAGGGTGTTCTGATCACAAATCCGCCTTACGGGGAACGCATGAAAAAAGAGGCCATCGGCGAGTTCTACAAAATGATCGGAGATCATTTGAAACAGGCCTTCAACGGTTACGATGCCTGGATTTTGAGTGCGAACCGGGACGCGCTAAAGCGAATTGGGTTGAGAGCTTCGCAAAGACACACGCTTTACAATGGGGGACTTTTGTGTAAATTCCAAAAATACAGCATGTACGCAGGAAGCAAAAAGAGGAAAAGTGGGGTGCAATCGTAAAACGCGGGTTCTCAAAAAGAAACAGGAAAAACGCCCCCGTTTGTCACACGCTGTCCTCAAAATCTTCTTCACGCACCACCACCAGAATGGCCGCCTGCGGCACGACGAGATAATTCTTGCCTTCAAACTTAATTTCAATGGCCGATTTTCTTAAAAAGATGGCGTAATCCCCGATTTCTACCTGCATGGGCAAATATTGAACGTTGCTCTCGTAGGATTTCCAGGGTTCGTTTTCAATGTCGCCCGGTTGAGGCAGGGGTGTTCCGGGACCTGTGGCGATAATGCGCCCTCCCCGGACGGTTTCCCGCTCAACGGCCCATTTGGGCAGATAAAGCCCCACTTCCGTCCGCTCTTCCTCGCTATCGGGCTGAATAAGAACGCGGTCCCCAATAACAACCAAATGTTTGCGTGTTTTCAAATGTGTTGTTTCCTTGGATTATTCTTAGCTATCGTTAAGCGCCCACAAATTGACACGAATTCCGCCACATTCATTGGCGTGTTCGGTAAATAAATCAGAAGGCACACATTTCACGAACAGTCTTTTATTTATCTCTTATAAAAAATAATAATATTTTTTTAAAAAGCAATTTCTTTTCAGTAATTTTCACCCTTAAAAAGAAAAATTAGGACGAAGAGCGGAATTAGAAAATTTCTGTTTGTAATATGCCCAAAAGTTTAGTAAATTAAAATACTAAGATTCTGTTTTGCGGAAGTTGAACCCCTAAGAATAAGGAGGATTTGACCGTGAAGATAGTAGTGTGCATGAAGCAAGTCCCAGACACTGAGACGAAGGTTCGGATTGGTCCCGATGGCAAGACAATTGATCCGACGGACGTCAATTATGTGGTAAATCCATATGATGAATACGCCATTGAAGAAGCGTTGCGCATTAAAGAAGCAACAGGCGACAGCGAAGTAACCATTTTGACGCTTGGTCCCGACCGGGCGATAAACGCAATACGTACTGCCCTGGCGATGGGTGCCGACAAAGCAATCCATTTGAAAACAGACGACAAATATTTGGATTCACACGCCGTGGCCACCGCCCTGGCGAACGAGTTGAAAACCCTGGAATATGATTTGATTTTAACCGGAAAGCAGGCTGTGGACGACGATTCCGCTCAAGTGGGGCCGAGAGTCGCTGCGTTGTTGGACATTCCCTGTGCGACGGTTGTTACCAAATTGACCATAGAAAATGGCACATTTACCGCCAATCGCGAAGTGGAGGGCGGCATTGAAGTTGTTGAAGGAACCTTGCCCGCACTAATTACCGCACAAAAGGGACTTAACGAACCCCGGTATGCCTCGCTGAAGGGCATTATGATGGCCAAGAAAAAACCCGTTGACGAAAAAGAACCCCAGTTTGACGAAGCAAAAGTGGAAATCCTGAAAATGGAATATCCTCCGGAACGCAAAGGCGGACGTATTGTTGGAAAGGATGCGGATGCCGTTCCCGAGCTGGTTCGTCTTCTTCACGAAGAAGCCAAGGTTATTTAAATTCGATCATAAAGAATTTTTAATAGAAGGAGGTTTTAAATGGCTGGTAATGTGCTGATTGTTGCAGAGCAACGCAAGGGGCAATTTCGAAAAGCGGCCTACGAAGTGGCTACTGCCGGCAGAAAGGTTGCGGATGATTTAGGCGGCAGCGTAACGGCATTGGTTTTTGGAAAGGATGTCTCGGGTATGGCTGCCGAATTGGGTGCCTATGGCGTAGATAACGTCCGGGTGGCTGAAAATGATTTGTTTGATAACTACGCACCCGAGGGTTTTGTGAAGGTTATTCTGGACACGATCGCTCAGTTGAATCCCGAAGTTGTTCTTTTCGGAGCTACCTCGCAGGGCAAAGACCTGGCACCGAGAGTGGCGTCCAAACTGGGCGTCGGGCTGGCTTCGGATTGTACGGGTTTGCAGGTAGAGGGCGGAAAATTGATTGCCAAACGTCCGGTGTACGCAGGAAAGGCCTTTATTCAGCTGGCCTTCAAAGCCAATCCTCAAATGGCCAGTCTGCGTCCAAAAGCGTTTACGGCTGAAATAAAAGAAGAGGGAAAAACAGCGCCGGTTGAGAAGGTGTCCGTATCGGTAGATGCTTCCGAATTAAAGACGAAAGTGAAAGAATTTCAGGAGACCGGCGGCGGAAAAATCGAATTGACGGAGGCCGATATTATTGTTTCCGGCGGCCGCGGAATGAAGGGCCCGGAGAATTTCAAAATGCTGGAAGAGCTGGCCGATTTACTGGGCGGCGCCGTGGGTGCGTCTCGTGCTGCCGTTGATGCCGGCTGGCGTCCGCATTCGGATCAGGTAGGGCAAACCGGTAAAACCGTGTCGCCGAATCTCTACATCGCCGTGGGAATTTCCGGTGCCATTCAGCATCTGGCGGGAATGGGGTCTTCGAAAGTCATTGTTGCCATTAACAAGGATCCGGAAGCCCCCATTTTCCAGAAGGCGGATTACGGGATTGTTGCGGATCTGTTTGACGTGGTTCCCAAATTAATCGAAGAAGTGAAAAAGCTGAAAAACTAAGCAAACAGGGTGGATTGGGTAGAAACCTGTTGTTCAGGTATTTCCCCGACAGGTTTTGACCATGCCGATAAGAAATTGCTGCTGTTTTTCAGAATAAACGTTTGGTGTAAAGGCACGAGGGGAGCTGAATGCAGCTCCCCCTGCGCTATAAATTGGGTTTGTGAAATGATGAAAAATCGATCCTTTGTTTTTTTGATAATAATCGGATTCGTTACGCTTTATTTGTTTGGATGCGCCGGAACGGCGCCCGTTTCCCGAACAAAAACTGAAGGAAAATCAGGTACTGCCGTGAAGGGAGAGGCGTCTCAAATTGAGGATTTGAATCCTCAATCCCTGCCGGATCAGCTCTTTGTTGTGAAAGAGAATCCACAATCTGCCCAAGCGCCTTCGACAAAAAGCGAGCAGGCGGCGTCTGCTCAACCGGGAGAATCCGTAAAGGAAACGGTTAAAATGGTACCCGGATACCGCATCCAAATTGCCGCGCTTTCCAATCAGGAAGAGGCCATGGATATTCGGAAAGACGCCATGCTTAAATTTGCCAACCAGGAAGTCTACTTGATTTTTGATCCCCCGTATTACAAAATACGCGTGGGCGATTTTCTGACCCGCTACGATGCGGAAAAACTGCAAAAGGAAGCGATCAAAATGGGATACAAGGACGCGTGGATCGTGCGAACCCGGGTAAAATCG harbors:
- a CDS encoding electron transfer flavoprotein subunit alpha/FixB family protein; amino-acid sequence: MAGNVLIVAEQRKGQFRKAAYEVATAGRKVADDLGGSVTALVFGKDVSGMAAELGAYGVDNVRVAENDLFDNYAPEGFVKVILDTIAQLNPEVVLFGATSQGKDLAPRVASKLGVGLASDCTGLQVEGGKLIAKRPVYAGKAFIQLAFKANPQMASLRPKAFTAEIKEEGKTAPVEKVSVSVDASELKTKVKEFQETGGGKIELTEADIIVSGGRGMKGPENFKMLEELADLLGGAVGASRAAVDAGWRPHSDQVGQTGKTVSPNLYIAVGISGAIQHLAGMGSSKVIVAINKDPEAPIFQKADYGIVADLFDVVPKLIEEVKKLKN
- a CDS encoding SPOR domain-containing protein, with protein sequence MMKNRSFVFLIIIGFVTLYLFGCAGTAPVSRTKTEGKSGTAVKGEASQIEDLNPQSLPDQLFVVKENPQSAQAPSTKSEQAASAQPGESVKETVKMVPGYRIQIAALSNQEEAMDIRKDAMLKFANQEVYLIFDPPYYKIRVGDFLTRYDAEKLQKEAIKMGYKDAWIVRTRVKSIQSAAE
- a CDS encoding electron transfer flavoprotein subunit beta/FixA family protein, whose amino-acid sequence is MKIVVCMKQVPDTETKVRIGPDGKTIDPTDVNYVVNPYDEYAIEEALRIKEATGDSEVTILTLGPDRAINAIRTALAMGADKAIHLKTDDKYLDSHAVATALANELKTLEYDLILTGKQAVDDDSAQVGPRVAALLDIPCATVVTKLTIENGTFTANREVEGGIEVVEGTLPALITAQKGLNEPRYASLKGIMMAKKKPVDEKEPQFDEAKVEILKMEYPPERKGGRIVGKDADAVPELVRLLHEEAKVI
- a CDS encoding co-chaperone GroES, with the translated sequence MKTRKHLVVIGDRVLIQPDSEEERTEVGLYLPKWAVERETVRGGRIIATGPGTPLPQPGDIENEPWKSYESNVQYLPMQVEIGDYAIFLRKSAIEIKFEGKNYLVVPQAAILVVVREEDFEDSV
- a CDS encoding methyltransferase — encoded protein: MIAKTFSGLEEVLAEELQQLGAQDIQVGKRAVSFWGNQELLYRANLYLRTALRILKPVAEFTVEDETDLYRGIRGMDWSAYLDVEGTLAVDGVVKSDRIRHSKYLALKVKDAIADQFREKFGRRPSVDVSDPTLRLNVYLYKDRCTVSLDSSGESLHRRGYRLESMQAPLNEVLAAGMILLSGWNRHSHFVDPMCGSGTIVIEAALYALNLPPNGQRKTFGFMKWKDFNSQLWQHVLGEVPQHKRSFDFEIVGADRSARALRVAKENIKRAGLEGVVTCVQASFESFLPPEGEGVLITNPPYGERMKKEAIGEFYKMIGDHLKQAFNGYDAWILSANRDALKRIGLRASQRHTLYNGGLLCKFQKYSMYAGSKKRKSGVQS